One Gemmatimonadaceae bacterium DNA segment encodes these proteins:
- a CDS encoding DUF4349 domain-containing protein: MSRRSRFLAPLSLVVVAVVAACGSRADSGPQASLQRDANYPATPPVADIAAAPVAIAPSGFAQAKEAAPGGAQSALASGSAAAQGAGRTNTSMIIRTGTASVQVDSLETAIAAVQRIATSLGGWVGNTSLSAGENEVRSATIELKIPAARYDEALATLRPIGKVESVTSNAEDVGEEFVDLTARTANARRLEDRLVTLLATRTGKLEDVLNVERELARVREEIERFEGRLNYLKSRVATSTLTVTVHERLPLVSPGTPGENVIGEAFLDAWRNFVHFVAAFIASLGIVIPLALLAGLAALAWRRWRPLRRTARPQPTEGR, translated from the coding sequence ATGTCCCGCCGCAGTCGCTTCCTTGCCCCGCTGTCGCTCGTCGTGGTCGCCGTCGTTGCAGCCTGCGGTAGCCGCGCCGACTCGGGGCCGCAGGCATCTCTACAGCGCGACGCGAACTACCCCGCCACGCCGCCGGTCGCCGACATCGCGGCCGCCCCCGTTGCCATCGCCCCGAGCGGCTTCGCCCAGGCCAAGGAGGCGGCACCTGGCGGAGCGCAGTCGGCGCTTGCCAGCGGGAGCGCCGCGGCCCAGGGCGCCGGCCGCACGAATACGTCGATGATCATCCGCACCGGGACCGCCTCGGTCCAGGTGGACTCGCTGGAGACCGCCATCGCGGCCGTGCAGCGCATCGCCACCTCGTTAGGGGGGTGGGTCGGCAACACGTCGCTCTCCGCCGGCGAGAACGAGGTGCGCAGCGCCACCATCGAGCTCAAGATCCCCGCGGCGCGCTACGACGAGGCCCTGGCGACCCTTCGCCCCATCGGCAAGGTCGAAAGCGTGACCTCCAATGCCGAAGACGTGGGGGAGGAGTTCGTGGACCTCACGGCGCGCACCGCCAACGCGCGCCGCCTCGAGGACCGCCTGGTAACGCTGCTCGCCACGCGCACCGGGAAGCTCGAGGACGTCCTCAACGTGGAGCGTGAACTGGCGCGGGTGCGCGAGGAGATCGAGCGCTTCGAGGGGCGGCTCAACTACCTCAAGTCGCGCGTGGCCACCAGCACGCTCACCGTGACGGTGCACGAGCGCCTTCCCCTCGTCTCCCCGGGGACCCCGGGCGAGAACGTGATCGGCGAGGCGTTCCTCGATGCCTGGCGCAACTTCGTGCACTTCGTCGCCGCCTTCATTGCCTCGTTAGGGATCGTCATCCCCCTCGCACTCCTGGCGGGACTGGCCGCGCTGGCCTGGCGCCGCTGGCGCCCGCTGCGCCGCACGGCGCGGCCGCAGCCCACCGAAGGGCGGTAG
- a CDS encoding amidohydrolase — protein sequence MIPRHRSTATLALVRTLASAFVLPLAAAAAQAPDLIVTNARIYTVDQNRPVVDAMAIRGGRIVATGPSRLITAMKGSETQLVDLGGKTVIPGMIDAHVHMMGLGQALATVDLRGSTSYDEVIARVAERAKTTPAGRWILGAAWDQNDWPDTRFPTHEKLSAAVPNHPVFLQRVDGHAALLNAAAIKAAALTPATKDPFGGHIERAANGVPTGVLVDAAMAIAEKVIPPPTHDELRAAAIAAAQEMNRWGLTSVEDAGVGKESIDVFEELAKEGKLSVRNYVMVAGDSANLAHYFARGPQSALYDGHLWIKSIKMVADGALGSRGASLLEPYSDDARTSGLTLVPAGAVRRVGAEALRRGFQLNVHAIGDRANRVVLDEFEAALKDAPSSDHRFRVEHAQIIHPEDIPRFAQLGVIPSMQASHQTSDMYWAGNRLGPQRLLGAYAWRSLLNSGVIIPNGSDLPVEKTNPLLSFHAAISRQDDNNWPAGGWYPEQRMTRDEALKSMTMWAAWAAFMEREVGSLEPGKYADFVVLDQDIMQVPAELVLKTNVLSTWVAGKAVYRRESGTTIHD from the coding sequence ATGATCCCTCGCCATCGCTCCACCGCCACGCTCGCGCTCGTACGCACGCTCGCGAGCGCCTTCGTCCTCCCGCTCGCGGCCGCCGCGGCGCAGGCGCCCGACCTCATCGTCACCAACGCCCGCATCTACACGGTGGACCAGAACCGCCCCGTGGTCGACGCCATGGCGATTCGCGGCGGGCGCATCGTGGCCACCGGGCCGTCGCGCCTCATCACCGCGATGAAGGGGAGCGAAACGCAATTGGTCGACCTGGGCGGAAAGACGGTCATTCCCGGGATGATCGACGCCCATGTTCACATGATGGGGTTGGGGCAGGCGCTCGCCACGGTCGACCTGCGCGGGTCGACCTCATATGACGAGGTGATTGCACGCGTCGCCGAACGCGCCAAAACCACGCCCGCCGGGCGCTGGATACTCGGCGCGGCCTGGGACCAGAACGACTGGCCCGACACGCGATTCCCCACGCATGAGAAGTTGAGCGCCGCCGTCCCCAACCACCCGGTCTTCCTGCAACGCGTGGACGGGCACGCGGCGCTGCTCAACGCGGCGGCAATCAAGGCGGCCGCGCTCACCCCCGCCACGAAGGACCCGTTTGGCGGGCATATCGAGCGCGCCGCGAACGGCGTCCCCACCGGCGTCCTCGTCGACGCGGCCATGGCGATTGCCGAGAAGGTCATCCCGCCCCCGACGCACGACGAGTTGCGCGCCGCCGCCATCGCCGCCGCGCAGGAGATGAACCGTTGGGGGCTGACGAGCGTGGAGGATGCGGGGGTGGGGAAGGAATCGATCGATGTCTTCGAGGAGCTGGCGAAGGAGGGAAAGCTCTCGGTTCGCAACTACGTGATGGTCGCCGGCGACTCGGCCAACCTGGCGCACTACTTCGCGCGCGGGCCGCAGTCAGCGCTGTACGATGGCCACCTGTGGATCAAGTCGATCAAGATGGTGGCCGACGGTGCGTTAGGCTCGCGGGGGGCGTCGCTGCTCGAACCCTACAGCGATGATGCGCGGACGAGCGGGCTCACGCTCGTCCCGGCGGGCGCGGTGCGCCGTGTGGGCGCGGAGGCGCTGCGGCGCGGCTTCCAGCTCAACGTGCACGCCATCGGCGACCGCGCCAACCGCGTGGTGCTGGACGAGTTCGAGGCGGCGCTCAAGGACGCCCCGTCAAGCGATCATCGCTTCCGCGTCGAGCACGCGCAGATCATCCACCCGGAAGACATTCCGCGCTTCGCGCAGTTAGGCGTGATCCCGTCCATGCAGGCGTCGCACCAGACGAGCGACATGTACTGGGCGGGCAACCGCCTTGGCCCGCAGCGCCTCCTCGGCGCCTACGCCTGGCGCTCGCTCCTCAATTCCGGCGTCATCATTCCCAACGGGAGCGACCTCCCGGTGGAGAAAACCAACCCGCTCCTGTCGTTCCACGCCGCCATCTCGCGCCAGGACGACAACAACTGGCCGGCCGGCGGGTGGTATCCCGAGCAGCGCATGACGCGCGACGAGGCGCTCAAGTCGATGACGATGTGGGCCGCGTGGGCCGCCTTCATGGAACGGGAGGTGGGGTCGCTGGAACCCGGGAAGTACGCCGACTTCGTCGTGCTCGACCAGGACATCATGCAGGTCCCCGCCGAACTGGTGCTGAAGACCAACGTGTTATCGACGTGGGTGGCCGGCAAGGCGGTGTATCGCCGGGAGTCGGGAACGACCATCCACGACTGA